In a genomic window of Rhododendron vialii isolate Sample 1 chromosome 12a, ASM3025357v1:
- the LOC131310449 gene encoding uncharacterized protein LOC131310449 isoform X2, whose translation MGTQKFFSLSMIKTHLGFLYKGFSEEFTCKNMLRLANYFWVLPTYLFLLFGFIFRHIFRLFSADSYKKKDSDFEADHLQQDDQIDSVCETEEENQEFVFGFRFQNSGTEHSVSRENSLNHNASKYHQFTSTKDYRGFIEEPETVSCSVQELFLSPNDQNSWEFDSKANKSIISAKTEDSVFQENLRSSKTSKYQFISTNDVKGFIEEPERITFQLQDFSVGLNDFPNAENGNQGSGEFNSKAKNSITSGETEDSVFQSNLPNQKASKPQFSSNKDFWEFIEKPEVIQGSSVGPNDFQIVDSGNQDFNGFYSEEAEDSVTEGENSVTPEQGIFPSDCYFQGKKETTGLEISHLGVENSSQEVGLNSRNPFWCFDFDFEPKASVSSEEVDSITSDYFANSFVDEESENPNLEFTEEISNPAEISFLEPRASCTDDEFIEFEPDFQDSAKSEPEDLQEMEEEGKSEEPKSWEKSWDYGYEDDDDDDDDLFGDVLLKHRESVEQMKAEMKNAKGKGVLPTILEESESPPKVVEDLRPLMRIDEKFEHKDRLEEIQKVYKGYAEKMRKLDVLNYQTLHGISFLQLKDQIHQGSAQKSSVSAIKSLLLPNLLQVKLRRIFADPTLKSITDLHRNLELVYVGHACLSWEILHWQYRKAMEMLEDEGEGNTSSYNHVAGEFQQFRVLLERFVENEPFQGPRVQTYAKNRCDIRSILQVPVIKEDSLKDKKDSTVWEDYEVSAAMLTQVIDESMRVFWEFIEADKDEANVILKGIQSTNHVDLQDPSDSEFLMDIKTILQKKEKRLKDLLRSGNCLVKKFQKHQESRLSGALLFAQVELKLVSRVLNMSRLTTDQLVWCQKKLNKVSIVNRKIQLEPSFLLFPF comes from the exons ATGGGTACCCAgaagtttttctctctctctatgatcAAAACCCACTTGGGTTTTCTATATAAAGGCTTCTCAGAGGAGTTTACATGTAAAAACATGCTTAGGCTTGCTAATTATTTCTGGGTTTTGCCCACgtatcttttccttctttttgggTTCATTTTCAGACACATATTCAG ATTATTTTCAGCTGATAGCTATAAGAAGAAAGATTCCGATTTTGAGGCTGATCATTTGCAACAGGATGATCAAATTGATTCAGTTTGTGAAACAGAGGAAGAGAATCAAGAGTTTGTTTTCGGGTTCCGGTTTCAGAACAGCGGAACCGAGCACTCTGTTTCGCGAGAAAATTCTCTGAATCACAACGCAAGCAAGTATCATCAGTTCACCTCCACAAAAGATTACAGGGGATTCATTGAGGAGCCTGAAACCGTTAGCTGTTCCGTCCAGGAGTTGTTTCTGAGTCCAAATGATCAAAATTCTTGGGAATTCGATTCCAAAGCAAATAAATCTATCATCAGTGCAAAAACAGAGGACTCtgtttttcaagaaaatttgcGGAGTTCGAAAACGAGCAAGTATCAGTTCATATCCACCAATGACGTCAAGGGATTCATTGAGGAACCTGAAAGGATTACCTTTCAGCTTCAGGATTTTTCCGTGGGTCTAAATGATTTTCCCAATGCAGAAAATGGAAATCAAGGTTCAGGGGAATTCAATTCTAAAGCGAAGAACTCTATTACCAGTGGAGAAACAGAGGACTCcgttttccaatcaaatttgcCGAATCAGAAAGCGAGCAAGCCTCAGTTCAGTTCCAACAAAGATTTCTGGGAATTTATTGAGAAGCCTGAAGTCATTCAAGGTTCTTCGGTGGGTCCAAATGATTTTCAAATCGTTGATAGTGGAAATCAAGATTTCAATGGATTTTATTCAGAAGAAGCAGAGGACTCTGTTACTGAAGGAGAGAACTCTGTTACTCCAGAACAGGGGATTTTCCCCAGTGATTGTTATTTTCAAGGCAAAAAAGAGACAACCGGCTTGGAAATCAGTCACTTGGGTGTGGAAAATTCTTCTCAAGAAGTTGGATTGAATTCGCGGAATCCATTCTGGTGTttcgattttgattttgagCCCAAGGCTAGTGTTTCAAGCGAAGAAGTGGATTCAATCACCAGTGATTATTTTGCAAACTCTTTCGTGGACGAAGAATCAGAGAATCCAAACCTAGAATTCACCGAGGAAATTTCGAATCCGGCCGAAATCAGTTTTCTCGAACCAAGAGCTTCTTGCACTGACGATGAGTTCATAGAATTCGAGCCAGATTTCCAAGATTCTGCTAAAAGTGAACCAGAAGATTTACAAGAAATGGAAGAGGAAGGAAAATCTGAAGAACCGAAAAGCTGGGAAAAATCATGGGATTACGGttatgaagatgatgatgatgatgatgatgacttGTTTGGTGATGTTCTTTTGAAACACCGAGAATCAGTTGAACAGATGAAAGCTGAAATGAAGAATGCAAAAGGTAAAGGGGTGTTGCCCACTATTCTGGAGGAATCTGAGAGTCCACCAAAAGTGGTGGAGGATTTGAGGCCACTGATGAGAATTGATGAGAAATTCGAGCACAAGGACCGTTTGGAAGAGATTCAGAAGGTGTATAAAGGGTACGCAGAGAAAATGAGGAAACTGGACGTCTTGAATTACCAAACGCTGCATGGAATCA GTTTCCTCCAATTGAAAGATCAAATTCACCAAGGTTCAGCCCAGAAATCATCGGTTTCAGCGATCAAATCCCTGCTTTTGCCAAACCTCTTGCAAGTCAAGCTACGAAGGATTTTCGCCGATCCAACGCTGAAGTCCATTACTGATTTGCACCGGAACTTGGAATTGGTATACGTTGGACACGCCTGCCTTTCGTGGGAGATCCTCCACTGGCAATATAGGAAAGCGATGGAAATGCTGGAAGATGAAGGTGAAGGAAACACGAGTTCATATAACCATGTGGCCGGTGAATTCCAGCAGTTTCGAGTGCTTTTGGAGAGGTTTGTGGAGAACGAGCCGTTCCAAGGCCCCAGAGTCCAAACCTACGCCAAGAACCGGTGTGATATTCGTTCCATTCTTCAAGTTCCGGTTATTAAAG AAGATAGTTTGAAGGACAAGAAGGATAGTACAGTTTGGGAAGATTATGAAGTCTCAGCTGCAATGCTGACACAAGTAATCGACGAATCGATGCGCGTTTTCTGGGAATTCATCGAGGCCGATAAAGATGAGGCCAATGTGATCTTGAAGGGGATTCAGTCAACCAATCATGTTGATCTTCAAGACCCTTCAGATTCCGAGTTTCTGATGGACATCAAAACAATTCTCCAAAAG AAGGAAAAGAGGCTGAAGGACCTGCTGAGGAGTGGGAACTGCTTAGTGAAGAAGTTCCAAAAACACCAAGAAAGTAGACTGAGTGGTGCCCTGTTATTCGCCCAAGTTGAGCTGAAACTGGTGTCAAGAGTGCTGAATATGTCAAGATTAACAACAGATCAGCTGGTCTGGTGTCAAAAGAAACTAAACAAGGTTAGCATTGTGAACAGGAAGATTCAGTTAGAACCCTCGTTTTTGCTTTTCCCATTTTGA
- the LOC131310450 gene encoding TATA box-binding protein-associated factor RNA polymerase I subunit B, translating to MTGKLVITCDVCGAVGRPDESDGFYYCPHCGSQAADIVDTAVADEDLIPPTADGGGGIYSQLPCRRQVIKAEPISYSQPQSLLWKALEAAAEENGGVSVKAERDDNDGVGPTGPGDFGPGSGREIGYDEYYSELRMRYVMGVQMMVQMQCKALVEVFGVSPLVRGLAGTVWLRLVAVARVFDDNWADECIQESESQKDGLLDDFKPRAKFSAEPHNIHGQRAVTIWYRSLRRSLPLSCSLAISFLVCHLAREAVLPTDIVKWTLEGKLPYFSAFVEIEKQIGPPPIACPLSSSFLFKPSETFPLQKLESQAASIAQTIGLELPPVNFYAIASRYLSKLSLPVGKILPSVCQIYEWSLPPELWLSANEFRLPTCVCVLSMVIVAIRILYNIHGFGFWEMSLSSSGESSSGNGQVEPTCNASVRDDAKQGFPCPGSDDSVVDSSKKTSHERFDAAAAELLCNLESRYNELKEIYEYSKDLPTYLQYCNDVVFAGLKPSFEDFEEEKIIEELWNYYQDQKDSGSSDYQEVGCNNGSNHKRSRDDVMRLTEKSKKRRDDSPNSCPSTDLETSQANDCSQQTMSLDGCALSGNDPPVIHQKSSETKKDNAIMRMKSNMEENRFYYIPPRVNVKRLDYLHYVRKKDDGAYTYAAHADYYILLRSCARVAQVDIRVMHAGVLSFEKRLGWLEKRIDHCLNLGPPNDDSCEFCREDVPKDSMDDSIDVSKLNL from the exons ATGACGGGCAAATTGGTCATAACCTGTGACGTATGCGGCGCCGTGGGCCGCCCCGACGAGTCCGACGGCTTCTACTACTGCCCCCACTGCGGCTCCCAGGCCGCCGACATCGTCGACACCGCCGTCGCCGACGAAGACCTGATCCCGCCCACCGccgacggcggcggcggcatcTACTCGCAGCTTCCGTGCCGCCGCCAGGTCATCAAAGCCGAGCCTATCTCATACTCCCAACCCCAGTCCCTCCTCTGGAAAGCCCTGGAAGCCGCCGCGGAAGAGAACGGCGGCGTCTCGGTCAAGGCGGAGCGCGATGATAATGACGGTGTGGGGCCCACCGGGCCGGGCGATTTCGGGCCGGGTTCGGGGAGGGAGATCGGGTACGATGAGTATTATAGTGAGTTGCGGATGAGGTACGTGATGGGGGTTCAGATGATGGTTCAGATGCAATGCAAGGCTCTGGTTGAGGTGTTTGGGGTGAGCCCGTTGGTTCGCGGGCTGGCCGGGACGGTCTGGTTGCGGCTCGTGGCGGTTGCGAGGGTTTTTGATGATAACTGGGCTGATGAGTGCATTCAGGAGTCTGAATCACAGAAAGATG GGCTGTTAGATGATTTTAAGCCTCGTGCTAAATTCAGTGCGGAGCCTCACAATATCCATGGTCAGAGAGCGGTAACGATATGGTACAGGTCGTTGAGAAGGAGTTTACCCTTATCTTGTTCTTTGGCGATATCTTTTTTGGTTTGTCATCTCGCAAGGGAGGCAGTCCTTCCAACTGATATTGTAAAATGGACACTTGAAGGAAAGCTTccttatttttctgcttttGTAGAAATTGAGAAACAAATCGGGCCTCCACCAATTGCATGTCCATTAAGTTCAAGTTTTTTGTTCAAACCTTCTGAAACTTTTCCCTTGCAAAAGTTGGAATCACAGGCTGCATCTATTGCTCAAACAATAGGTTTGGAATTACCTCCGGTCAACTTCTACGCTATAGCCTCACGTTACTTATCGAAATTATCACTTCCTGTGGGAAAAATTCTTCCATCCGTTTGCCAGATATATGAGTGGTCCTTGCCTCCTGAATTGTGGCTCTCAGCGAATGAGTTTAGACTTCCTACTTGTGTTTGTGTATTGTCAATGGTGATTGTAGCAATAAGGATTCTGTATAATATACATGGTTTTGGCTTTTGGGAAATGAGTTTGTCAAGTTCCGGTGAATCGTCGTCTGGGAATGGTCAGGTGGAACCCACATGCAATGCCAGTGTGAGAGATGACGCTAAGCAGGGTTTCCCCTGCCCTGGTTCAGATGATTCGGTTGTGGATTCTTCGAAAAAGACATCACATGAGAGATTTGATGCGGCTGCTGCGGAGCTTTTGTGTAACCTTGAATCACGATATAATGAGCTCAAAGAGATATATG AGTATTCCAAGGATTTGCCAACCTATCTACAGTATTGTAATGATGTGGTTTTCGCCGGTTTAAAACCTTCATTTGAggattttgaggaagagaaGATAATCGAGGAATTATGGAACTATTATCAGGATCAAAAG GATTCTGGATCATCAGATTACCAGGAAGTGGGATGTAATAATGGTTCTAACCATAAGCGATCTAGAGATGATGTCATGAGATTGACCGAGAAatccaagaaaagaagagatgaCAGCCCCAACAGCTGTCCATCCACTGACCTTGAAACCTCCCAAGCCAATGATTGTTCACAACAGACCATGAGTTTAGATGGTTGCGCATTGAGTGGTAATGATCCACCGGTGATTCATCAAAAGTCCTCAGAGACCAAAAAAGATAATGCCATTATGCGAATGAAGTCGAACATGGAGGAGAATAGATTCTATTATATTCCTCCAAGGGTCAATGTCAAGAGATTAGATTACCTCCACTACGTGAGAAAAAAGGATGATGGTGCCTACACTTATGCAGCCCATGCTGATTATTACATTTTGCTTCGTTCTTGTGCAAGGGTAGCACAAGTTGACATTAGGGTTATGCATGCTGGAGTGTTGAGCTTTGAGAAGAGACTGGGTTGGCTTGAGAAGAGAATTGATCACTGCTTGAATTTGGGACCTCCGAACGATGATTCTTGCGAGTTCTGCCGAGAAGATGTGCCAAAAGATTCTATGGATGACTCCATTGACGTTTCAAAGCTGAATTTGTGA
- the LOC131310449 gene encoding uncharacterized protein LOC131310449 isoform X1, giving the protein MGTQKFFSLSMIKTHLGFLYKGFSEEFTCKNMLRLANYFWVLPTYLFLLFGFIFRHIFRLFSADSYKKKDSDFEADHLQQDDQIDSVCETEEENQEFVFGFRFQNSGTEHSVSRENSLNHNASKYHQFTSTKDYRGFIEEPETVSCSVQELFLSPNDQNSWEFDSKANKSIISAKTEDSVFQENLRSSKTSKYQFISTNDVKGFIEEPERITFQLQDFSVGLNDFPNAENGNQGSGEFNSKAKNSITSGETEDSVFQSNLPNQKASKPQFSSNKDFWEFIEKPEVIQGSSVGPNDFQIVDSGNQDFNGFYSEEAEDSVTEGENSVTPEQGIFPSDCYFQGKKETTGLEISHLGVENSSQEVGLNSRNPFWCFDFDFEPKASVSSEEVDSITSDYFANSFVDEESENPNLEFTEEISNPAEISFLEPRASCTDDEFIEFEPDFQDSAKSEPEDLQEMEEEGKSEEPKSWEKSWDYGYEDDDDDDDDLFGDVLLKHRESVEQMKAEMKNAKGKGVLPTILEESESPPKVVEDLRPLMRIDEKFEHKDRLEEIQKVYKGYAEKMRKLDVLNYQTLHGISFLQLKDQIHQGSAQKSSVSAIKSLLLPNLLQVKLRRIFADPTLKSITDLHRNLELVYVGHACLSWEILHWQYRKAMEMLEDEGEGNTSSYNHVAGEFQQFRVLLERFVENEPFQGPRVQTYAKNRCDIRSILQVPVIKDSLKDKKDSTVWEDYEVSAAMLTQVIDESMRVFWEFIEADKDEANVILKGIQSTNHVDLQDPSDSEFLMDIKTILQKKEKRLKDLLRSGNCLVKKFQKHQESRLSGALLFAQVELKLVSRVLNMSRLTTDQLVWCQKKLNKVSIVNRKIQLEPSFLLFPF; this is encoded by the exons ATGGGTACCCAgaagtttttctctctctctatgatcAAAACCCACTTGGGTTTTCTATATAAAGGCTTCTCAGAGGAGTTTACATGTAAAAACATGCTTAGGCTTGCTAATTATTTCTGGGTTTTGCCCACgtatcttttccttctttttgggTTCATTTTCAGACACATATTCAG ATTATTTTCAGCTGATAGCTATAAGAAGAAAGATTCCGATTTTGAGGCTGATCATTTGCAACAGGATGATCAAATTGATTCAGTTTGTGAAACAGAGGAAGAGAATCAAGAGTTTGTTTTCGGGTTCCGGTTTCAGAACAGCGGAACCGAGCACTCTGTTTCGCGAGAAAATTCTCTGAATCACAACGCAAGCAAGTATCATCAGTTCACCTCCACAAAAGATTACAGGGGATTCATTGAGGAGCCTGAAACCGTTAGCTGTTCCGTCCAGGAGTTGTTTCTGAGTCCAAATGATCAAAATTCTTGGGAATTCGATTCCAAAGCAAATAAATCTATCATCAGTGCAAAAACAGAGGACTCtgtttttcaagaaaatttgcGGAGTTCGAAAACGAGCAAGTATCAGTTCATATCCACCAATGACGTCAAGGGATTCATTGAGGAACCTGAAAGGATTACCTTTCAGCTTCAGGATTTTTCCGTGGGTCTAAATGATTTTCCCAATGCAGAAAATGGAAATCAAGGTTCAGGGGAATTCAATTCTAAAGCGAAGAACTCTATTACCAGTGGAGAAACAGAGGACTCcgttttccaatcaaatttgcCGAATCAGAAAGCGAGCAAGCCTCAGTTCAGTTCCAACAAAGATTTCTGGGAATTTATTGAGAAGCCTGAAGTCATTCAAGGTTCTTCGGTGGGTCCAAATGATTTTCAAATCGTTGATAGTGGAAATCAAGATTTCAATGGATTTTATTCAGAAGAAGCAGAGGACTCTGTTACTGAAGGAGAGAACTCTGTTACTCCAGAACAGGGGATTTTCCCCAGTGATTGTTATTTTCAAGGCAAAAAAGAGACAACCGGCTTGGAAATCAGTCACTTGGGTGTGGAAAATTCTTCTCAAGAAGTTGGATTGAATTCGCGGAATCCATTCTGGTGTttcgattttgattttgagCCCAAGGCTAGTGTTTCAAGCGAAGAAGTGGATTCAATCACCAGTGATTATTTTGCAAACTCTTTCGTGGACGAAGAATCAGAGAATCCAAACCTAGAATTCACCGAGGAAATTTCGAATCCGGCCGAAATCAGTTTTCTCGAACCAAGAGCTTCTTGCACTGACGATGAGTTCATAGAATTCGAGCCAGATTTCCAAGATTCTGCTAAAAGTGAACCAGAAGATTTACAAGAAATGGAAGAGGAAGGAAAATCTGAAGAACCGAAAAGCTGGGAAAAATCATGGGATTACGGttatgaagatgatgatgatgatgatgatgacttGTTTGGTGATGTTCTTTTGAAACACCGAGAATCAGTTGAACAGATGAAAGCTGAAATGAAGAATGCAAAAGGTAAAGGGGTGTTGCCCACTATTCTGGAGGAATCTGAGAGTCCACCAAAAGTGGTGGAGGATTTGAGGCCACTGATGAGAATTGATGAGAAATTCGAGCACAAGGACCGTTTGGAAGAGATTCAGAAGGTGTATAAAGGGTACGCAGAGAAAATGAGGAAACTGGACGTCTTGAATTACCAAACGCTGCATGGAATCA GTTTCCTCCAATTGAAAGATCAAATTCACCAAGGTTCAGCCCAGAAATCATCGGTTTCAGCGATCAAATCCCTGCTTTTGCCAAACCTCTTGCAAGTCAAGCTACGAAGGATTTTCGCCGATCCAACGCTGAAGTCCATTACTGATTTGCACCGGAACTTGGAATTGGTATACGTTGGACACGCCTGCCTTTCGTGGGAGATCCTCCACTGGCAATATAGGAAAGCGATGGAAATGCTGGAAGATGAAGGTGAAGGAAACACGAGTTCATATAACCATGTGGCCGGTGAATTCCAGCAGTTTCGAGTGCTTTTGGAGAGGTTTGTGGAGAACGAGCCGTTCCAAGGCCCCAGAGTCCAAACCTACGCCAAGAACCGGTGTGATATTCGTTCCATTCTTCAAGTTCCGGTTATTAAAG ATAGTTTGAAGGACAAGAAGGATAGTACAGTTTGGGAAGATTATGAAGTCTCAGCTGCAATGCTGACACAAGTAATCGACGAATCGATGCGCGTTTTCTGGGAATTCATCGAGGCCGATAAAGATGAGGCCAATGTGATCTTGAAGGGGATTCAGTCAACCAATCATGTTGATCTTCAAGACCCTTCAGATTCCGAGTTTCTGATGGACATCAAAACAATTCTCCAAAAG AAGGAAAAGAGGCTGAAGGACCTGCTGAGGAGTGGGAACTGCTTAGTGAAGAAGTTCCAAAAACACCAAGAAAGTAGACTGAGTGGTGCCCTGTTATTCGCCCAAGTTGAGCTGAAACTGGTGTCAAGAGTGCTGAATATGTCAAGATTAACAACAGATCAGCTGGTCTGGTGTCAAAAGAAACTAAACAAGGTTAGCATTGTGAACAGGAAGATTCAGTTAGAACCCTCGTTTTTGCTTTTCCCATTTTGA